AAATCACCTTCTTTTTGCTAATGATTGTGTAATATTTTGTAGAGCAAATTTGATTGAATGGTACCAGATCAAGGGTTTATTAACAGTGTATGAGGAAGCTTAAGGTCAAACCTTGAATAAAGAAAAGACAAGTATGTTCTTCAGCTCTAATACAAAGATGGAAACAAAGGACTGCAGCAGGTAAATGGATCAAGGTGCAACAACTATAATAGATACCTCGGGCTCCCTACTATAGTGGGTAGATCAAAATACAACACCTTCAGAAGTCTAAAGGAGAAGGTCTAGAAAAGAATCAACAGCTGGAAATCCAAGTTCCTATCCTCAGCTGGAAAGGAAATTCTCATAAAGAGTGTATTACAAGCCATTCCAGCCTATTCTATGAGTGTGTTCAAGATGCCCAGAATGCTACTAAAAGAGATTGAAGCTATTATAGCCAGGTTTTGGTAGAACCAAAAAGAGGTGGGGAAGGGCATCCATTGGAAAACATGGAAACATATTGGGGAAGTTAAAAATCAAGGAGGACTAGGGTTCAGGGACCTTAATAGCTTCAACAGAGCCCTCTTAGCAAAGCAACTATGGAGAATGATAAAAGAACCAATGTCATTAGTCTTGAGGGtcttcaaacaaaaatactttCAGCATTGTGATGTGATGGAGGCAGAGTTAAAAGGATCTCCCTCGTACACATGGAGAAGCTTATGGTCAAGTAGGGATCTGGTAAAGGAAGGGCTAGTTTGGAGGGTGGAAAATGGGAGAGATATTAAAATATGGAAGGAAAAATGGTTGCCTAGACCAATAATCTTTCAAGTTCAGACCCACATCAATACTCTAGATCCCTATTGCAAGGTGGATGCCCTAATTGATGTAGATACTCAATCGTGGAAGGAAAATTTAGTGAAGGTCATTTTCAATGAAGAGGAAGCAAAACTTATTTGCTCAATTCCCATTAGCAAGAGGGGGGCAAGAGACAAAAGGATATGGGCAGGGTCTTCAAAAGGCAATTTCACATTTAAAAGTGCCTACTTCGTGGACACAAAACTGTCAAACAAAAGCTTGGGAGAATCGTCTTCAGGAGGGGGGAACAAAGGGTTATGGAAGGAACTATGGCAATTAGAAGTCCTGGGCAAGATTAGAATGTTTATATGGAGAAGCCTCTCTAACATCCTTCCAACAGAAGGCAGActatataaaaggaaaattgtGGAGAGTAACCTTTGTCCAATCTATACAAGAGAGGCTGAAACCTCAATACATACCCTGTGGGCCTGTCCAGCAGCAAAGGTGTATAGGGAGGTGATAGTAGCAAGCTCAAGAAATGGAACAGTTCTTTCTCAGACTTCCAACAACTATGGGAAGAGATGACAACAAGATTAAATAAAGAGGATCTACAAATGGCAGCAGTCCTATGCTACCATCTATGGGGCAGGAGAAATGCCTATATCTTCCAAGACCAGTTTAAAAGTCTTGAAACCATCACAGCAATGGCTCAAGCTGAAATCGCAATGCTAAGGGAGATTAATCTACAGAGTAGCAGTAGACTAGAAGAGAGGACAACAACAACAACTTTAAACCAGTCTTGGCAGCCACTTGAATGGCCTTTGTTTAAAGTCAATTTTGATGCAGCATATGACAAGAACTCGAATAGAATGGGGTTAGGAATTGCTATGAGAGACAGTGAAGGGAGCCTACAAGCGTGTTTAATAGCCTCAAAAGAACAGTTCTTCTCAGCTGCCCAAGCAGAAAGAGCAGCCTTGCAAAGTGCCATGGATATGTGCATTGAGATGGGCATGAACCAAGTTATTTTCGAAGGGGATGCCAAAGCAGTCATTGATGCaattaacttaaaaaaagaagataattaTTGGTATGGACAAGAGATAGATGATCTACAACAACTGCTGGAGCTCCACCCAGCTTGGAGGTTATCTTTTACTTACAGGTCTGTTAATCATGCTACCCATAGTGCAGCAAGGAAGCCATTAAGGAAACTTATGAGAGAGTGTGGCTAGAAGATGGACCCATGGTGGTCAAAGTTTCTGTATTAAATGATGTATCTCGACTTTATACTAGTTGATTAATGAAAGCAGTTtctcttatcaaaaaaaaaaaaaaagagcagtaACTGCTGTACATCACTTTATGCATGATTTCAagtatattctttatatatatatatatatatatagaaaagatAATATCATTCATCAACTGGAAAAACGATTACAAACAATTATCAAGTCATAAAACTTGAGAAGCAAAGtttggaatacaatcccaccaaACATCAATACTTTCAACCTTCAAAACATTCCTAGCCAAACTATGAGCTACCATATTTCCTTCCCTGTAGGCATGTGAAAACTGACAATTCTCAAAACAAGTAACACGCTTCTTTGTCTCATGATATAACACACCTAACAAAGAATTAGACATACTATCATGATTAAGAGCTTCAATATATACATAACAGACTATCACTTTCCACGATAATTTTGGAAAAGCCCATAGTAGCACAATGTTGCAAACCTATGAAAATAGCAAGAAGCTCTACACCTTCCAAATCTTCCATCTGGAACTTAGCTTTACTTCCTGCCATGAGAACTTCACCCGAAGCAACCCTCAACACTATCCCAATCCCTGCCTTATTCAACTCATAAAAACTTGTAGCATACAACATTTAACTTGAGCCAATCTGATGGGGGAGGTTGCCACTTGTACAGATTCATAATCTATACCCTTGTTTTCGACTCAATTTGGTCATAACTTCTCAACATAACAAAGGCATTCTTAGCTACATTTTTAGGACTAAGCAGCTCTTATCATGTAcatatttatttcttctaaacCAGAAACTCCAAGCCAAAGTAAAGAAAACAACCAacttttcatgcatatttccTTCATAGATTTGCAATGCCCTCTTAAACAAAGACACACTAGAATCAAACTGTAGCTCAAGTAAATAATATTGCCACATACCTTGAACATCACCACAAGTAATCATAGCATGAGTAATATCCTCCCTTGCTGCTGAACAGAGTTCTCAAATATTATTTGTCAAGACATGCCTCTTTACAAGATTTATTGCAATAGGTAGGCCATCCTTGCATGCACACCATGcgaaaattttaatcttatttggcACTTTCATTTCCACGAAAGCTTCCATAAAACTTTCTAATCCTGCACATTGGATGATTTAGCACTCTGATGACCAagttgaataaataaatttgtagcAACTTCTAACACTGAACATCCCATTTCTTTCAAGACCCCAAACCCTCCTATCTTCTTGATCAACTGATCACAAAGGAATTTTAAGAATATCTAAAACTacatttggattgaagagagatcTTAACTTTTCAATATCCCACACTTTTTCATTGTGAATAAATAAAGAGTCCATTGAATCAGCTCTAACTTAACCAAtgaattttcctttcattcCCTTTTTGACCCTACCAAAACCTTGCCATCATACCTTCCAATTTAGTACACAAGCTGGAACGAAGCAAAAAACAGCTCATTGTATAGGTAGGTAGAgcaacaactttaaaaaaaatttcctttcccCCTTGTGACAGTAACCTTTCTTTCCAAGCTTCAAGTTTTTGCCATACTCCCTGTTTTAtggattgaaaaaaatgatttttaggcCTTCCAATAACAGGTGGAAGccccaaatatttttcatatttttgtatcTCACAATTGCACCAtagattttttatctcattctgAGTATCCGCACTCACGTTATCACTAAACAC
This genomic window from Carya illinoinensis cultivar Pawnee chromosome 7, C.illinoinensisPawnee_v1, whole genome shotgun sequence contains:
- the LOC122316191 gene encoding uncharacterized protein LOC122316191, which gives rise to MAAVLCYHLWGRRNAYIFQDQFKSLETITAMAQAEIAMLREINLQSSSRLEERTTTTTLNQSWQPLEWPLFKVNFDAAYDKNSNRMGLGIAMRDSEGSLQACLIASKEQFFSAAQAERAALQSAMDMCIEMGMNQVIFEGDAKAVIDAINLKKEDNYWYGQEIDDLQQLLELHPAWRLSFTYRSVNHATHSAARKPLRKLMRECG